A window from Cryptomeria japonica chromosome 1, Sugi_1.0, whole genome shotgun sequence encodes these proteins:
- the LOC131070141 gene encoding glycine-rich cell wall structural protein, translating into MGSGRILFVVMSVSALLGMVTCGRDIEKKAAYHTDNIPGIGGGVGGGGGLGGGGGVGGGGGLGGGSGLGGGAGIGAGSGFGGGAGGGGGGGGIGVGSGVGAGGGFGGGSGLGGGGGAGGGFGGGSGLGGGAGGGFGGGSGLGGGGGLGGGAGGGAGGGLGGGSGLGGGIGGGSGLGGGIGGRSGLGGGLGGAGCGGGLGGGGGGGVGVGAKDSKVTKHAKKP; encoded by the coding sequence ATGGGGAGCGGTCGAATTCTATTTGTTGTCATGAGTGTTAGTGCTCTTTTAGGGATGGTAACTTGTGGAAGGGATATCGAGAAGAAGGCTGCTTATCATACTGATAATATTCCTGGAATTGGTGGTGGTGTAGGAGGCGGAGGTGGCTTAGGAGGTGGTGGGGGAGTAGGCGGAGGTGGTGGTCTTGGTGGCGGTTCAGGCCTTGGGGGAGGTGCTGGTATTGGTGCTGGTTCTGGATTTGGTGGGGGTGCTGGAGgcggtggaggtggtggtggaatAGGTGTTGGCTCTGGCGTTGGTGCAGGTGGTGGTTTTGGTGGAGGTTCTGGgcttggaggtggaggtggtgctggtGGTGGATTTGGTGGAGGTTCTGGACTTGGAGGTGGCGCTGGTGGAGGTTTTGGCGGAGGTTCTGGTCTTGGAGGTGGAGGTGGTCTTGGTGGTGGTGCTGGAGGTGGTGCTGGCGGTGGACTAGGTGGTGGAAGCGGTCTTGGAGGTGGTATTGGTGGTGGAAGTGGTCTTGGTGGCGGTATCGGAGGTCGAAGTGGGTTAGGTGGTGGTTTGGGTGGTGCTGGTTGTGGTGGTGGGCTGGgtgggggtggtggtggtggtgttggCGTGGGAGCCAAGGATTCTAAGGTGACCAAACATGCTAAGAAGCCTTGA